The following proteins are encoded in a genomic region of Haloarcula marina:
- a CDS encoding DUF7269 family protein, whose product MSRTAQRDRSAETEDETEGATRADTQRSRVGMQSSDSEITARTRIDGTTDADDPGRRWIPFAVVGVVSLAAAVVVATVPGLLGALGGAGATATLRVAAAALAAVAGLGGAYGVARRAGRSEADETEFGGPTGATGPTDGEDESALVGAEFDRLLTAIDGRVDPHHGVQLSYAADVRRHLRATVEHSLVRATGCSAADAERAVETGTWTDDRRAAQFVGGDEVPALPLPMRLRDWASGEGFDRKVRATISEIRRLREGESA is encoded by the coding sequence GTGAGCCGGACCGCACAGCGAGACCGGAGCGCCGAGACGGAGGACGAAACGGAGGGCGCGACCCGGGCCGACACTCAGCGGTCGCGCGTCGGGATGCAGTCATCCGACTCGGAGATAACGGCCCGGACGCGCATCGACGGAACCACCGACGCCGACGACCCCGGACGACGCTGGATACCGTTCGCCGTCGTCGGCGTCGTCTCGCTCGCGGCGGCCGTCGTCGTCGCGACAGTCCCGGGCTTGCTCGGTGCGCTCGGGGGCGCGGGCGCGACGGCGACGCTCCGAGTCGCGGCCGCCGCACTGGCCGCCGTAGCCGGACTCGGCGGCGCGTACGGCGTCGCACGTCGGGCGGGGCGGAGCGAGGCCGACGAAACCGAGTTCGGAGGGCCGACCGGCGCAACCGGGCCTACCGACGGCGAGGACGAGAGCGCCCTCGTCGGCGCGGAGTTCGACCGGCTACTGACGGCAATTGACGGCCGGGTCGACCCGCACCATGGCGTCCAACTCAGCTACGCGGCCGACGTTCGGCGACACCTCCGAGCGACGGTCGAGCACTCTCTCGTCCGGGCCACAGGGTGTTCAGCCGCGGACGCCGAGCGCGCCGTGGAGACGGGTACGTGGACGGACGACCGGCGCGCCGCGCAGTTCGTCGGCGGTGACGAGGTTCCGGCCCTGCCGCTCCCGATGCGACTCCGCGACTGGGCCAGCGGCGAGGGCTTCGACAGGAAGGTACGGGCGACTATCTCCGAGATTCGCCGCCTCCGGGAGGGCGAGTCTGCGTGA
- a CDS encoding DUF4129 domain-containing protein — protein sequence MPSTLVRAALALLCVCAVVFATALFPAALDVGLDQPAPVEASTPRATPTPTPTPTATPTPTPTPVPDASTGGGGGLPDFSWLSTFFALLGLAAVGYVGVLAVRSSEGVDGGVLTSLLARLRLPAIVQRIPQVTTAILLTGSSALATVARGVGSAVRGVGRGLAAGIGPIGRVLGRSLAALPAAAVALIAAPVRSLTGLRGGGFLAPLRGGFDRPAFLRPDDPTTEDARNATDIPPAPDESGATDTGPLSVREAWERLVGAVPVSNPDATTPGEYARRAVDSGLPAGPVWRLTDLFRAVAYGGASETNDRITAARDAIEGIFDRGDDS from the coding sequence GTGCCCTCTACCCTCGTCCGTGCGGCTCTCGCCCTCCTCTGTGTCTGTGCCGTCGTGTTCGCGACAGCGCTGTTTCCGGCGGCTCTCGACGTCGGCCTCGACCAGCCCGCTCCGGTCGAGGCATCGACGCCGAGGGCCACACCGACCCCGACCCCGACACCGACGGCAACTCCCACGCCGACCCCAACGCCCGTCCCCGACGCTTCGACTGGCGGTGGCGGCGGGCTTCCGGATTTCTCGTGGCTCTCGACGTTCTTCGCGTTGCTCGGTCTCGCCGCCGTCGGCTACGTCGGCGTCCTCGCCGTGCGCTCCTCGGAGGGAGTCGACGGCGGCGTCCTCACCTCGCTCCTCGCCCGTCTCCGGCTACCCGCCATCGTCCAGCGGATTCCGCAGGTCACGACGGCCATCCTACTCACCGGGTCCTCGGCGCTCGCGACCGTGGCACGCGGCGTCGGGAGCGCGGTCCGCGGCGTCGGTCGCGGCCTTGCCGCCGGTATCGGTCCGATAGGACGGGTCCTCGGCCGCTCGCTCGCCGCACTTCCGGCCGCCGCCGTCGCCCTCATCGCCGCGCCGGTTCGCTCCCTTACCGGCCTCCGCGGCGGCGGATTCCTCGCGCCCCTCCGTGGCGGCTTCGACCGCCCTGCATTCCTCCGGCCCGACGACCCGACGACGGAGGACGCCCGAAACGCGACCGACATCCCGCCAGCCCCCGACGAATCCGGGGCGACCGACACCGGCCCGCTATCGGTTCGCGAGGCGTGGGAACGACTCGTCGGTGCCGTCCCGGTGTCGAACCCCGACGCGACGACGCCCGGGGAGTACGCTCGGCGGGCCGTCGACAGCGGTCTGCCCGCCGGGCCGGTGTGGCGGCTGACCGACCTGTTCCGGGCCGTCGCCTACGGCGGCGCGTCCGAAACGAACGACCGGATTACGGCTGCGAGAGACGCCATTGAAGGTATCTTCGACCGGGGTGACGACTCGTGA
- a CDS encoding M48 family metalloprotease produces the protein MGTLTRRILFTLSLLLAVDLAVVLTVAALLTPWLAPLRAALARVLPVGSAIAWWVAVVAPSLLAFVWAQLRYTRRQTLAAVDASVVGPEAYPALHDRVQRLCQQADMSVPTLAVAESSVPNSFAVGTFGSATVVVSEGLLSTLDGAALDAVLAHELMHVKNRDATVMTLASFLPALTNGEYGPLDDLLPGFPSRRVVFGAVGLAVAAVLSVRFVDAPVGSLEFALAVAFLFAATVGLGGVLLGVFTAPVVVLARSLSRAREFAADRSAARLTGNPSALVEALERLDDGAAATPERDKRRAYDGVRGLCFLPHGFERSPPDDTFHVETRSHPPTDERIARLRRVEIEL, from the coding sequence ATGGGGACACTCACCCGCCGAATTCTGTTCACCCTCTCTCTGCTGTTGGCCGTCGACCTCGCGGTGGTGCTGACGGTGGCGGCCCTGCTGACGCCGTGGCTCGCCCCGCTCCGTGCCGCTCTCGCTCGCGTGCTCCCGGTGGGGTCGGCTATCGCGTGGTGGGTCGCGGTCGTCGCGCCGTCGCTGCTCGCCTTCGTCTGGGCGCAACTGCGCTATACGCGCCGACAGACGCTCGCGGCCGTGGATGCCAGCGTGGTGGGTCCGGAGGCTTACCCCGCCCTCCACGACCGGGTCCAGCGACTCTGCCAGCAGGCGGACATGTCCGTTCCCACGCTCGCCGTCGCCGAGAGTTCGGTCCCGAACAGTTTCGCGGTCGGCACGTTCGGGAGCGCCACTGTCGTCGTCAGCGAGGGACTGCTGTCGACGCTCGACGGGGCGGCACTCGACGCCGTCCTCGCTCACGAGTTGATGCACGTCAAGAATCGCGACGCGACGGTGATGACCCTCGCGAGTTTCCTCCCCGCGCTCACGAACGGCGAGTACGGCCCGCTCGACGACCTACTCCCCGGATTCCCCAGCCGTCGGGTCGTCTTCGGTGCCGTCGGTCTCGCTGTCGCCGCGGTACTGAGCGTCCGGTTCGTCGACGCACCGGTCGGGTCGCTCGAATTCGCACTCGCCGTCGCGTTCCTGTTCGCCGCGACGGTCGGTCTTGGCGGGGTCCTGTTGGGCGTGTTCACCGCGCCCGTCGTCGTCCTCGCGCGCTCGCTGTCGCGGGCCCGCGAGTTCGCGGCCGACCGGAGCGCCGCCAGACTCACCGGAAATCCGTCGGCACTGGTCGAGGCGCTTGAACGACTGGACGACGGGGCGGCGGCGACACCCGAGCGAGACAAGCGCCGCGCCTACGACGGGGTTCGCGGCCTCTGCTTCTTACCACATGGATTCGAGCGGTCGCCGCCCGACGACACGTTCCACGTCGAAACCCGCTCGCATCCGCCGACCGACGAGCGTATCGCTCGGCTCCGTCGCGTCGAAATCGAGTTGTGA
- a CDS encoding FAD-dependent oxidoreductase produces MPEEPESVVVVGGGVAGLSAALFTARAGVSTRIVSTGESILNRNAHLENYPGFPAGINPRLLLELMRAQVRRAGGWFTDGEVTRVTPTDDGFETATADGEEFESTYVVAASWSDASYLHGLDLEFVDRGSKEFVGVDDGGRTSVDGLYAAGRLAEQHHQTIVAAGHGAQVGLALVEDSDVDFYHDWTAPEGYFTDRGREVPPGCEEISEAERQRREEESLEMMKRYFEEPMPGEPTMHPSIADDE; encoded by the coding sequence ATGCCTGAAGAACCGGAGTCTGTCGTCGTCGTCGGTGGCGGTGTCGCGGGCCTCTCCGCGGCGCTGTTCACCGCACGAGCAGGCGTCTCGACGCGTATCGTCTCGACGGGCGAGTCGATTCTGAACCGGAACGCGCATCTCGAAAACTATCCGGGTTTCCCGGCCGGTATCAACCCGCGACTCCTGCTCGAACTGATGCGGGCGCAGGTCCGCCGGGCGGGCGGGTGGTTCACCGACGGCGAGGTGACTCGCGTGACGCCCACCGACGACGGCTTCGAGACGGCCACCGCCGACGGCGAAGAGTTCGAGTCGACGTACGTCGTCGCGGCGTCGTGGTCGGACGCGAGCTATCTGCACGGCCTCGACCTCGAGTTCGTCGACCGCGGGAGCAAGGAGTTCGTCGGCGTCGACGACGGCGGACGAACGAGCGTCGACGGCCTCTACGCCGCGGGACGACTGGCCGAACAGCACCATCAGACAATCGTCGCCGCGGGCCACGGTGCGCAGGTCGGATTGGCGCTGGTCGAGGACAGCGACGTGGACTTCTACCACGACTGGACGGCCCCGGAGGGCTACTTCACCGACCGCGGTCGGGAGGTGCCGCCGGGATGTGAAGAGATATCCGAGGCGGAGCGCCAGCGACGCGAGGAGGAGTCACTCGAAATGATGAAGCGCTACTTCGAGGAACCGATGCCGGGCGAACCGACGATGCACCCCAGCATCGCCGACGACGAGTAG
- the pan1 gene encoding proteasome-activating nucleotidase Pan1, with protein sequence MTDTVDEVDLPYDEDASKQKKIEALQERLEVLEGQNEEMRDKLLDANAENNKFQQKLERLTHENKKLKQSPLFVATVQELSDDGVIIKQHGNNQEALTDVTDEMREDLSPDDRVAVNNSLSIVKQLDSETDVRARVMQVDQSPDVTFADIGGIEEQMEEVRETVEMPLISPEMFEDVGIDPPSGVLLHGPPGTGKTMLAKAVANETDATFIKMAGSELVHKFIGEGAKLVRDLFELARQEEPAVVFIDEIDAIAAKRTDSKTSGDAEVQRTMMQLLSEMDGFDDRGEIRIIAATNRFDMLDRAILRPGRFDRLIEVPKPDFEGRKQIFQIHTRGMNVADDVDFEELAETVEEASGADVKAICTEAGMFAIRDDRTEVTMTDFLDAWEKIQQEEEEDDDVSRTFA encoded by the coding sequence ATGACCGACACCGTCGACGAGGTGGACCTGCCGTACGACGAGGACGCCTCGAAACAGAAGAAAATAGAGGCGCTGCAGGAACGCCTCGAGGTGCTCGAAGGACAGAACGAGGAGATGCGAGACAAACTGCTGGACGCCAACGCCGAGAACAACAAGTTCCAGCAGAAACTCGAACGCCTCACCCACGAGAACAAGAAACTGAAGCAGTCGCCACTGTTCGTCGCGACGGTGCAGGAACTCAGCGACGACGGCGTCATCATCAAACAGCACGGCAACAATCAGGAGGCGCTCACCGACGTGACCGACGAGATGCGCGAAGACCTCTCGCCGGACGACCGGGTCGCCGTCAACAACTCTCTCTCTATCGTCAAGCAACTCGACAGCGAAACGGACGTGCGCGCCCGCGTGATGCAGGTGGACCAGTCGCCGGACGTGACCTTCGCCGACATCGGCGGCATCGAGGAACAGATGGAGGAGGTCCGGGAGACGGTCGAGATGCCGCTCATCAGCCCCGAAATGTTCGAAGACGTGGGCATCGACCCCCCGAGCGGCGTCCTCCTGCACGGCCCGCCCGGCACCGGCAAGACGATGCTGGCGAAGGCCGTCGCCAACGAGACCGACGCCACCTTCATCAAGATGGCCGGGTCGGAACTCGTCCACAAGTTCATCGGCGAGGGCGCGAAACTCGTCCGGGATCTGTTCGAACTCGCCCGGCAGGAGGAACCAGCGGTCGTCTTCATCGACGAAATCGACGCTATCGCGGCCAAGCGGACGGACTCGAAGACCTCCGGCGACGCCGAGGTCCAGCGGACGATGATGCAACTGCTCTCGGAGATGGACGGCTTCGACGACCGCGGCGAAATCCGCATCATCGCCGCCACGAACCGCTTCGATATGCTCGACCGCGCTATCCTCCGCCCGGGCCGCTTCGACCGCCTTATCGAGGTCCCCAAGCCGGACTTCGAAGGTCGCAAGCAAATCTTCCAGATTCACACCCGCGGCATGAACGTCGCCGACGACGTGGACTTCGAGGAACTGGCCGAAACCGTCGAGGAGGCATCCGGCGCCGACGTGAAAGCCATCTGTACGGAGGCGGGGATGTTCGCTATCCGCGACGACCGCACGGAGGTCACCATGACCGACTTCCTCGACGCGTGGGAGAAGATTCAGCAGGAAGAGGAGGAGGACGACGACGTCTCCCGGACGTTCGCCTGA
- a CDS encoding DUF420 domain-containing protein: MAVADRLQSRARASPRLVTAAASVVGYALVFATFGGVLPFPSISDQTVILLSDAIAVVNAAALSAIVVGVYFIKTNQIRKHRAAMLTAFGLILAFLVMYLLKVGGGFEKEIQATGLVWGAYIVMLAIHILLSAVSVPVVVHAVVLGVTHSVAELRETAHARVGRIAVAAWGLSLFLGLVTYVMLNHVYGWVPRGEAALLFAVAGPSLRDGLFSTDD; the protein is encoded by the coding sequence ATGGCAGTCGCAGACAGACTCCAGTCGCGCGCCCGTGCATCACCACGGCTCGTCACCGCCGCCGCCTCCGTCGTCGGATACGCACTCGTCTTCGCCACGTTCGGCGGCGTCCTCCCGTTCCCGTCCATCAGCGACCAGACGGTCATCCTCCTCTCGGACGCTATCGCTGTCGTCAACGCCGCCGCGTTGAGCGCCATCGTCGTCGGCGTCTACTTCATCAAGACGAACCAGATACGCAAGCACCGCGCGGCGATGCTGACCGCCTTCGGTCTCATCCTCGCGTTCCTCGTGATGTACCTCTTGAAGGTCGGCGGCGGCTTCGAGAAGGAGATTCAGGCGACGGGACTCGTCTGGGGCGCTTACATCGTGATGCTCGCCATCCACATCCTCCTGTCGGCGGTGTCCGTCCCCGTCGTGGTCCACGCTGTCGTCCTCGGAGTCACGCACTCCGTCGCGGAACTCCGCGAGACGGCCCACGCACGCGTCGGCCGCATCGCCGTCGCCGCGTGGGGCCTGAGCCTCTTCCTCGGCCTCGTGACGTACGTGATGCTCAACCACGTCTACGGCTGGGTCCCCCGGGGCGAAGCGGCGCTGTTGTTCGCGGTCGCCGGGCCGTCGCTCCGCGACGGACTGTTCTCGACCGACGACTAA
- a CDS encoding PQQ-binding-like beta-propeller repeat protein yields the protein MSDTSRRALVALVLAVLTVAAAPAGMLGSVAASSHTGNAGNTGAWSSYQADTTNTGNTTTPVQFGGLNFEWGTDSGDGTDIASSPAVVDGTVYVGDDDEVRAYSVADGSETWSATVNGQVYGTPAVHDGAVYAATEDGYVYSLDASDGSQNWEASDPNGAIYGSATVASDGTVYVASNDGFVYAYASDGSLSWSHDLGSAAGRTTPALDEDNDALFVGDRSGALHRLDSGDGNEQWQVDVAGGAINAPAVHDETETVVVTATDGTVAAYDFDGNQQWSDTSTYDGVFSSPAIHKGVAVVGSQSGIVAAHDIDSSGSAVWTETYDTAGTLGIAVSTANDTVFAAGDNGNITVIDADAGEGRFQVEPNGDTVATAPAISGTDMFIGTDDGTVEKFAALRVTSVSAPDTAEQASPFTVDATFENTGSTSASPNWGVVVGDDTSAQDVQQIDIAADSTTTVSFEATHDGSGSTTVRVGRQTETVDVQARSIFSVTSISAPSSTTEDEATTITADIQNSGDASGTYTAELKVNGTLRDTKEITVNAGSTDTVTFEHEFKYVRNNEVTIGSQSTIVTVTEDGTSGGSSGGSSGGGGDAGNVDDDTETETDEPATESETESTEDETETEAPETETATESVEDDQGDDSSSGSDSDGGTEDSDSSGENDDSDSGGESEPTATVTTEGSGPGFTAVVALLAIVAAALLATRRDE from the coding sequence ATGAGCGATACCTCACGACGGGCGCTCGTCGCGCTCGTCTTGGCAGTGCTGACGGTCGCAGCGGCTCCCGCCGGAATGCTCGGTTCCGTCGCGGCATCCTCTCACACCGGGAACGCGGGTAACACCGGCGCGTGGAGCAGTTATCAAGCAGACACGACCAACACCGGCAACACGACGACGCCCGTCCAGTTCGGCGGCCTCAACTTCGAGTGGGGGACCGACAGCGGCGACGGGACAGACATCGCGTCCAGTCCGGCCGTCGTCGACGGCACGGTCTACGTCGGTGACGACGACGAAGTGCGCGCCTACAGCGTCGCCGACGGCTCCGAGACGTGGTCCGCGACGGTGAACGGCCAAGTGTACGGCACGCCCGCCGTCCACGACGGGGCTGTCTACGCGGCGACCGAGGACGGCTACGTCTACAGTCTCGACGCGAGCGACGGGTCGCAGAACTGGGAGGCGAGTGACCCGAACGGTGCTATCTACGGGTCGGCCACCGTCGCCAGCGACGGAACCGTCTACGTCGCCAGCAACGACGGCTTCGTCTACGCGTACGCCTCCGACGGCTCGCTGAGTTGGTCCCACGACCTCGGCTCGGCGGCCGGTCGGACGACGCCCGCGCTCGACGAGGATAACGACGCGCTGTTCGTCGGCGACCGCAGCGGGGCACTCCACCGCCTCGACAGCGGTGACGGCAACGAGCAGTGGCAGGTCGACGTGGCCGGTGGCGCTATCAACGCGCCCGCCGTCCACGACGAAACGGAGACCGTCGTCGTCACCGCGACCGACGGCACGGTCGCCGCCTACGACTTCGACGGCAACCAGCAGTGGAGCGACACCTCAACCTACGACGGCGTCTTCTCCAGCCCCGCCATCCACAAGGGCGTGGCCGTCGTCGGGTCACAGAGCGGCATCGTCGCCGCCCACGACATCGATTCCAGCGGTTCGGCCGTCTGGACGGAGACGTACGACACCGCGGGGACACTCGGTATCGCCGTCTCGACGGCGAACGATACCGTCTTCGCCGCCGGTGACAACGGCAACATCACCGTCATCGACGCCGACGCTGGCGAAGGGCGCTTCCAGGTGGAACCGAACGGCGACACCGTCGCGACTGCGCCCGCCATCTCCGGAACCGACATGTTCATCGGTACCGACGACGGCACGGTGGAGAAGTTCGCCGCGCTACGTGTAACGTCAGTCTCAGCGCCCGATACCGCGGAGCAAGCGTCACCGTTCACCGTCGACGCGACGTTCGAGAACACCGGTTCGACCAGTGCGTCGCCGAACTGGGGCGTCGTCGTCGGCGACGATACGTCGGCCCAAGACGTGCAACAAATCGACATCGCGGCCGACTCGACGACCACCGTCTCCTTCGAAGCGACCCACGACGGGTCCGGGTCGACGACGGTCCGCGTCGGTCGACAGACCGAGACGGTCGACGTGCAAGCCCGGTCCATCTTCAGCGTCACCTCGATTTCGGCCCCGAGTTCGACCACCGAGGACGAGGCGACGACTATCACGGCCGACATCCAGAACAGCGGTGACGCGAGCGGAACCTACACCGCCGAACTGAAAGTCAACGGCACGCTCAGGGACACGAAGGAAATCACGGTCAACGCAGGCAGTACCGACACTGTCACCTTCGAGCACGAGTTCAAGTACGTCCGAAACAACGAGGTGACCATCGGCTCACAGAGCACCATCGTCACGGTGACCGAGGACGGAACGTCCGGTGGTAGTTCCGGCGGCAGCAGCGGTGGCGGCGGCGACGCCGGTAACGTTGACGACGATACGGAGACGGAAACCGACGAACCGGCGACGGAATCCGAAACCGAGTCCACCGAGGACGAGACGGAGACTGAAGCACCGGAGACCGAAACCGCGACTGAATCCGTCGAAGACGATCAAGGCGACGATTCGTCGAGCGGATCGGACTCCGACGGCGGTACCGAAGACAGCGACAGTAGCGGGGAGAACGACGACAGCGACAGCGGCGGCGAGAGCGAACCCACGGCCACCGTGACCACGGAAGGGTCCGGCCCCGGCTTCACCGCCGTCGTTGCGCTGCTGGCCATCGTGGCCGCCGCGCTCCTCGCGACGCGCCGCGACGAATAA
- a CDS encoding glucodextranase DOMON-like domain-containing protein yields MPFTPLYKDRLGTSVERIASLEDDTGDQYGPATSSDGDNAFSYPSTGDITPEDHDIQQVDIYEDGSDYRFLVQVPQIRDPFGGDYGYGLQHVQIYIRDPAASNANTYSREGVHAYDSPQNIFGESYHRRIVAHGFAATTNVPNSEATIPVVEDGSWNVVADADSGVSTRAIPEYSAIEIVVPQSAIPSGIRGSDIVPMMFSYAGDDEYTAGVRKVESDGNVNSKYDFGGAPPNYTHNNILDIVLPDGVSQADVLDPTASDITGSDDFDGYDIPFVDGEAVTNSVREAVAGQGPVTSAHFETVQDAYNNNSAIPGTDGVVPDYADVRELAREANK; encoded by the coding sequence ATACCGTTCACGCCGCTGTACAAGGACCGACTCGGCACGAGCGTCGAGCGTATCGCCTCGCTCGAAGACGACACCGGCGACCAGTACGGTCCCGCTACGTCCTCCGACGGCGATAACGCCTTCAGCTACCCGTCGACGGGCGACATCACGCCCGAGGACCACGACATCCAGCAGGTGGACATCTACGAGGACGGCAGCGACTACCGATTCCTCGTTCAGGTGCCGCAGATTCGTGACCCCTTCGGCGGGGACTACGGCTACGGGCTTCAGCACGTCCAGATATACATCCGCGACCCGGCCGCGTCGAACGCGAACACCTACAGCCGAGAGGGTGTCCACGCCTACGACAGCCCCCAGAACATCTTCGGGGAGAGCTACCACCGCCGCATCGTCGCCCACGGGTTCGCGGCGACGACCAACGTCCCGAACAGCGAGGCGACGATTCCGGTCGTCGAGGACGGCAGTTGGAACGTCGTCGCCGACGCCGACAGCGGCGTGAGTACGCGGGCCATCCCCGAGTACAGCGCCATCGAAATCGTGGTGCCACAGAGCGCGATTCCGTCCGGCATCCGCGGCTCGGACATCGTTCCGATGATGTTCAGCTATGCTGGAGATGATGAATATACCGCTGGTGTTCGGAAAGTCGAATCTGACGGCAATGTGAATAGTAAATACGACTTCGGCGGTGCACCGCCGAACTACACTCACAACAACATCCTCGACATCGTCCTGCCCGACGGCGTCTCGCAGGCCGACGTGCTCGACCCGACCGCTTCGGATATCACCGGCAGCGACGACTTCGACGGCTACGACATCCCGTTCGTCGACGGCGAGGCCGTCACGAACAGCGTCCGTGAGGCAGTCGCGGGTCAGGGTCCGGTGACCAGCGCCCACTTCGAGACAGTGCAGGACGCGTACAACAACAACAGCGCGATTCCCGGCACCGACGGGGTGGTGCCGGACTATGCTGACGTGCGGGAACTCGCACGGGAGGCGAACAAATGA